One Leptodactylus fuscus isolate aLepFus1 chromosome 11, aLepFus1.hap2, whole genome shotgun sequence genomic window, AGTATTAGACTTATGAGTCTGTTGTCCCCAGTCTCGGTGATCATGTGTATGGATGGAGAAGATTCACCTTAGCTACCACCTGTTTACAGCCAGTGATGGAATATTGCTTGTCTTGTATAGTGTAATATTTTAGCTGTCCCGCCAGCTTCTCGATATTGCCATTATCCGGGTAGAATCCTTCCCTTAACAATTCGTCCAAGAAGCAATTTGCAATATGACTCTTCTCCAGAAGAGTGAATGGTACAATTTCGGCAACATCCCAGATGCTATGATGCTGCCTCAAGGAAGAATGTATGATGGTATGAAGTTCCTTAGGGACGTTTAGGACGTCGCTAGAGACGTTCTGCAAAAAATATTTGGTCACCTCGTTGCCCCCGATGTTACTTATGAGGATGTAGATGGCATTAAGGTACTCATTGCTTTGGTTTAACTTGAAGTAACTCTGCAAAGTATCCAGAAGTGATGGTGGCATGAGCTCCATTTCATCGAATATGAAAATGGGTATTTTCTCCTCTATCTCAGCAAGAGTGACCATGTCTGATATCATATCGGTGAGCTCAGTCTCACAAGTTGTAATATTGCTGTCACTGGGACAGTTGTGCATCACATAATATTGGAGAACAAAATCGTTTTCCACAACCGATCGGAAATGCTTGGCTAGTATCCGACCCATGTGGCTCTTACCAACTCCACTAGGTCCATTCATGGAGACCACCAATGGCTTATTATGCCAATGAGTGGCTAGATAGTCCTTCAAAAGGGCCATTATTTTATCAATGGCAATTTTTTGCCCAAATACTTCCCTTTGCATAGTTTTCTCCAGTCCATCCAGTTCGTATTTTATGACATTATCGTCCAAATTCTCAATAGCATTCAGGATTTGGAAACAAACAATCCCGATGAAGAGGATGAGGCAACGTTTCGCCTTGCTCTTATGTTCTATGGGTAGATATTTTTTACCATTTCCCGGGTAGAGTACTGGCCTGGATTTCTTGCGCTTCTTCTTGCGTCTTAAATTGCTCAGCGCGACCTGCTCCAACGTTGGAGTatcaaaattaaaaaatttaggGCTTTCAAAGCTTGTGAGGTTGGAGGAGTGTCGTTGAATCAAGGAGGGTTTGGTACTATCTGCAGATTTTCTACCCGATAGGTCAAGCTGTAGGCGACTTTTCTTCAAGTTACGGATCTTTCTGCGTATTCGTATGGCAGCCCGTAGAGGAGGCATCAGTGATATCTTCCGCTCTGAGGCTGAGGCCTCTGGGGTCGGGTCCACCCCATCCATTCCTTGGTTAGCAATGATTTCCAGTTTTGCAGATTTTCTGGAGAAGACTGatctataaaaatagaaaaatttacATCAGTGTGCAAAAAACCTTGAAAAACCTATGTCTGACATATGTCTCATTTCCATCTATCTACATCGTGGTTAGCCTATGGCATCTCAGTTTTGCAGAAACGGGAAGTAGGTCGCTGGTCACAGAATTACATTTATGTGAAGTGTAGATAATAACCCAACTCTTCCCTATCTTGCAACAGCAGCATGAGAAAGAGAAGTGAAGACATGTCCTACTCCGTCTTTTTACTTAAGCCCCAATGGTGCTTAATTTATCTTCCTCATTCAGATGGAAGAATTGAGCACAAAAAAtaaactatcctactaatattgtaaatatgacagtttggatgtttgtttctcaatcatgcaaaaacggctgaacggatttgaattaattttgacacatagatagtttgtaacctcaattaaaacataggctacttttttttatcccggtaaatgaaatGGCttcacacaggggtgaacctacccctttcgccgcccgaggcgaactacagaaagcccccccaccccctgggaggagggggtggagcgtaggggcgtggcggagcgaagggggcagggcttagcgctgttcgcaggcagagagcaggcacggagaagacctgctctctgcctgagcgtgaggggaggctgctggagcagcgctgcttcagtggcctccccaaaccaccgctcggtgctaagccagtccaggacatcttgtcctggactggcttagataatcaaaaatgccgccctccctggggtcctgacatagcgccgcctgaagcgctcgcttcaggtcgcctcatgggaggtgcggcgctggcttcacaactgttatgaatttatgttcacatactatattacactgctactgcagcagcttatcttagccagggctgttatctctttgTGTAACCACACGTTAACCCTCAGTAGATTGTGTacaacatttgcatattatctgatctgctacaggcagtgcagacaaactggcAGTTTGATGGAACCGAAGAAAATAAGATATCCAGCGCcagaaagattttttaaaaattaaaacttcacttttacttcatgaaaaataaaatgattacaaaaatggatccactgagtaatacaaagatagtagcttacgcgtttcggggcttcatagtatgccccttactcatagcttactAGTTACCAACTGAACCCACATTATATAGCTAGTTAGATCCTCCCACATTTGATTTCAATTTAACCCTAGACATGCTATACATATAAGGACATGTAAAGTTCACACAATACAAGGAACAATGATCAAGGAGCATAAGAGATGCAATTGTCAC contains:
- the TOR4A gene encoding torsin-4A, with the protein product MDGVDPTPEASASERKISLMPPLRAAIRIRRKIRNLKKSRLQLDLSGRKSADSTKPSLIQRHSSNLTSFESPKFFNFDTPTLEQVALSNLRRKKKRKKSRPVLYPGNGKKYLPIEHKSKAKRCLILFIGIVCFQILNAIENLDDNVIKYELDGLEKTMQREVFGQKIAIDKIMALLKDYLATHWHNKPLVVSMNGPSGVGKSHMGRILAKHFRSVVENDFVLQYYVMHNCPSDSNITTCETELTDMISDMVTLAEIEEKIPIFIFDEMELMPPSLLDTLQSYFKLNQSNEYLNAIYILISNIGGNEVTKYFLQNVSSDVLNVPKELHTIIHSSLRQHHSIWDVAEIVPFTLLEKSHIANCFLDELLREGFYPDNGNIEKLAGQLKYYTIQDKQYSITGCKQVVAKVNLLHPYT